CTGATGTTTGAACACTGAGGCCCATTCATTCGTGGGTGGAACGTGGTCAGAGAATCACTGCTGAGGATACGGATGTTGAACACTCTCCCATCGTGGTCAACATGGGACCACCACGCCAACACTCTGCTGATGTCAGATGAACAATGTCAGGCTCTCAGAAGCCCACTATGGGCACAAACCTGACCGATCAGCTTGATATCACCAGCTCCAGCCTGGATCCAGCCTGGTCCTCCACTGCTGACAGTGTGGTAAAGATGGTGCTCATATCTTTGATTGTGTGCGTGTCCATGTTTGGGAATGTTGTTGTTCTGCTGGTATTCCAGAGGAAACCTCAGCTCCTCCACGTGGCCAACCGCTTCGTCCTCAACCTGCTTCTGGCAGACCTTCTGCAGACTGTTTTGGTGATGCCATTTGCCATCGCAGCTGCTGTGCCGTGTGTGTGGCCCCTGGATGCTCGGCTGTGCCAGACTCTGGTGGTGCTCATGCACCTCTTTGCGTTTGCTGGGGTCAACACCATCGTAGTGGTCTCTGTGGATCGATATTTGGCCATTATCCACCCTCTGTCTTATCCCACACGCATGACGCCTCATCTGGGAACCAATTTGATCATCTGTACCTGGGTGCTGAGTTTCCTTCAGAGCACTCCTCCTCTGTATGGGTGGGGGTCCATTGACTTTGACCGTCACCACAATGTGTGCACGGTGGTGTGGTCCTCCAGTTTGTCCTACTCAGCCGTGGTGTCCACCTTCTCTTTCTGGCTACCGGTGCTCATCATGCTTGGATGTTACTGGATGGTGTTCAGAGCGGCCCGCAGACAAAATGCTCTTGTGCACCCCATACAGACACAGTCCTACTCTCAGCCCTCACGCCCACAGGACCCTCAGGGCCAGAGCAGCCCACGGCCTCAACCACAGCCTCAACCTCAACCTGGTTCTTCTGAAGGCCCTTGCCCTAGTAGATGCTACCCTGTCCGAGTGAGACACAGACGCTTCCATTACCACTGCAAGGCAGCTCGGGTAGTCTTTGTGATCATGGCTTCATATGTACTCAGCATTGGGCCCTACAGCATCCTAAACATCTTATCCATGACCACCAGAGCAGCTGTGCCCCCATGGATAACCTCCGTAGCCCTTGTGCTCTTCTTTCTACAGTGTTGCCTACATCCCTACATTTACGGCTACATGCACAGGAGTGTAAGGAAAGAATTCCTGGCTTTAGTCTGTGGGATGTTCTGCAAGCAGAGCCGTCCCAGCCAGAGTTCTGCTGTGGAGAGCTGCTTCACCACTGAGGGACGCTCGGGGCCTCACCCTCATCTGCCCAGCCTGGCCGCCCGAGTCTTCCCTCTGAGGACTTGGGAAGAATGCACAACATCGTCATCTCCGATCTTTGAGAGAAAGTCGAGAGACAGTCGTAAAGACACGACCTCTACCAGTGTGAGCTCTGAGAGGGAGCTCACTGTGAATAGCAACCCACGCTCCTAAACTGCCCTTGATTTTCATTGGAAATACCAGACTGATGCTAACTGGAACAGTTTGTAGAGCTTGATGAGTCTTCACGAGTTGGAACAAGTACTACCTGATCACCATCACTAATAAAGCTTAGTTATATGATTATAAataagggtgtcccgatcccAAATCGGTATCAGATATCGGTGTGATCGAATTGTATCGGCCAGTATCGAAAACCTCAGATATAATATTATTTTCAGggtcttctcattcttctttttttcttttcttcacctTGTCTGtgcatgctgtcaaaggtcaacactaagtagtgcaatctttttgtgacagctatgcatgttttattattgcaattaaatgaatgcatttattttgcgcaattgtgaccatcaccagccctccctaaggaagggtaacaacaactttattaaagggagaacaTAAAAGGAGAtcgcagtgttacacctaggtgagagGGAAggaaacagggaagagggagtcagggtaggacaataaAAGGGGTGGGAAAGAGTGCAATGTGATGCTctaattcatgttttaaatttttttttttcaagtgtagaatcttcttatgtttaaggttagtAACCCATTGATTAATAATAAGCAGGCTAGTTTTCTCATACTGTTGCTGATTGTTGTTCTCTATCTGCGTATTATCGCTTCATCACGCCTTTTTTGACATTATAAACTACAAAATTAATAAAGTAGGTCTGATTCATGCTGATTTTGTATTGGCCTATACGCAAGTGTGCGATATCAGTATTGTATTGGAATTGAAAAAGTGGCATatattgggacacccctaattataAAGGTAATTGATTGTCTATCCTGTGAAGTGACCATCGTACATTAGAAATGTAAATTGGGACTTGTTGTAGGCGAGAACAACTTGTGGTATTTATGTAAagttaaaagttttaaaaatgtattaggtCAAAAGTCAACACGTGTGCAGTTACAATCATATTTTACATGTATTAAA
The genomic region above belongs to Gouania willdenowi chromosome 10, fGouWil2.1, whole genome shotgun sequence and contains:
- the gpr101 gene encoding probable G-protein coupled receptor 101, which produces MSGSQKPTMGTNLTDQLDITSSSLDPAWSSTADSVVKMVLISLIVCVSMFGNVVVLLVFQRKPQLLHVANRFVLNLLLADLLQTVLVMPFAIAAAVPCVWPLDARLCQTLVVLMHLFAFAGVNTIVVVSVDRYLAIIHPLSYPTRMTPHLGTNLIICTWVLSFLQSTPPLYGWGSIDFDRHHNVCTVVWSSSLSYSAVVSTFSFWLPVLIMLGCYWMVFRAARRQNALVHPIQTQSYSQPSRPQDPQGQSSPRPQPQPQPQPGSSEGPCPSRCYPVRVRHRRFHYHCKAARVVFVIMASYVLSIGPYSILNILSMTTRAAVPPWITSVALVLFFLQCCLHPYIYGYMHRSVRKEFLALVCGMFCKQSRPSQSSAVESCFTTEGRSGPHPHLPSLAARVFPLRTWEECTTSSSPIFERKSRDSRKDTTSTSVSSERELTVNSNPRS